Within Runella rosea, the genomic segment AAGAAACCAATTCGAGCATGGCCACCGCCGCGTCGCGGCAGGCCCTCGAACGAGCAGGCTTGCAACCAGCCGACGTAGAGATGATTGTCTACGCCACCATTACGCCCGACTATTTCTTTCCGGGTTCGGCATTTTTGATGCAGCGAGAATTGGATTTAATCGGAATCCCCGTCGTTGACATTCGGGAGCAATGCTCGGGCTTCGTTTACGCCCTTTCCATTGCCGACCAGTTTATCAAAACGGGTATGTACAAAACCATCTTGGTAGTAGGTGCCGAAATCCAATCCACTTGGACCGACAAAAGCACTAAAGGCCGTAACGTAGCCGTTATTTTTGGCGACGGTGCCGGAGCGGCGGTTTTACAAGCCACCGAAGACCCCACGCATCGGATTCTTTCTACGCACCTTCATGCCGATGGCCGTTTTGCCGAAGACCTCTACGTCAAAGACCCCGGCAGTAGCCGACCTACACGCGCGGCTACCAAAGAAATGATTGACGAAGGTGGTTTTGAAGTAGTAATGAACGGTA encodes:
- a CDS encoding 3-oxoacyl-ACP synthase III family protein, producing MPYSKITGLGYYVPEKIVTNDDLTQLMETSDQWIQERTGIRERRYFTYGKETNSSMATAASRQALERAGLQPADVEMIVYATITPDYFFPGSAFLMQRELDLIGIPVVDIREQCSGFVYALSIADQFIKTGMYKTILVVGAEIQSTWTDKSTKGRNVAVIFGDGAGAAVLQATEDPTHRILSTHLHADGRFAEDLYVKDPGSSRPTRAATKEMIDEGGFEVVMNGNAVFKHAVVRFAEAIREALDANGYQPEDISLLVPHQANIRISEYVRDQMKLREDQVISNIHKYGNTTAASIPIALTEAWEEGRVKDGDLICLAAFGSGFTWASALIKW